TGGCGGCGGTGACACGCAGGACGCGTGCCGCCTCCTCGCGCTTGAGCCCCGCGCGTTCCCGCAGGTCCAGCAGGCGCCGTCCGAGGACGACCTGCCCGACCGTCGGCGCGGACCGCGGCTCGCTCACGTCCACCTCCACTTTTGTCCAGACAGCCGGGGCGGCGCCCGTTCGGGCCCTGTACGGGTACCCAACTGACGCCGCGCCACGTGCTGTTGCGAGCAGTGTGCCATGGCCATACTGCTCAGAACACTGCACTCTGCAATTTTCAGAGTGACACTTGCCAAGTGTTCACGACGGGGAGATAGTGGCAAGCGTGATTCCGTCCGCGCCGTTAGGAACAGCCGCAGCCGTGAACCGAGACCGTCTTACCGTCACCGCCGGGGTGCGCCCCGACACGGCGGCCGAGCGCCGGTTCCGCTTCGAGCTGGCAGCACATCCGGGCTCAGCAGCACAGGCCCGGCACCTGACGCGGGCCCGGCTCTCGGGCTGGGCGGTCTGCGAGGACACCTGCGACACGGCAGAGCTCGTCGTCTCCGAACTGGTCACCAACGCCATCGTGCACACGGCGAGCCGCCATGTGGTGTGCGAGCTGCACGACGGCGACGACCTGGTACGGATAGCCGTTCGTGACGAGGGATGTGCGCCGGGTGAGCCCCACCCGTCGCCACAGCGTCCCGACGAGGAGCACGGGAGGGGACTGCTTCTCGTGGCGGCGATGTGCACTGCCTGGGGCGCCCAGGAAACCGGTCCCGGACTGCTGGTCTGGGCGGAACTGCCGCGGACGGCGAACAACGGCGTCGAGCCGCGGTCGGACCTGGGCTGGAGTGCGAGGAGCCGGCCGGCCCCAGCCGGCTCCTCGCCGACAGGGGTACACATACCCCCGGCCGGGAATGAATGGTTCTGACCTGAATCGTTCCGCCCCGGCCTGACATCGGGATCACCGACAGCATCGGCACCACCGGCAACACCATCTGTACCGGCAAGACCATCGCCACCACCACCCGCCATCAGCGTCGGCAGCGCGATCACCGGCGGCTTCGACGTCGGCGTCGACTTCGGCTTCGGCGTCAGCACCGGTGTCGCCGGGTGGCGCGGGTGGCGCGGGTGGCGCGACACCGTAGAGCCAGGACCGACCCGGGCGGGACCGACCGAACGGGACCGAAGACATTGGGAACACGAGCGGGGGCTGAATGGGTGTGAGGGCTACCTCGGCCGGTACGCCAAGGGTGCTGAACCTGAACACGCTGGTGCGCATGGAGCGCGGCCGGACGGCCTCGGGCCCGGGTCCGGGCGCGCCGCGGCCACTGGCCGTGCCGGAGGGCATGCGGGCCCCACTGGGCTGCGACGCGGTGGCCACGCCCGCGAGACTGGGCCCGCTGCTGATGCCCCGGCTGCCACGCGTCGGCTGTGTGTACGCCGACAGCACGCACTGGTGGTGGCTCGTGCCCTCCGACTCGGACGTAGCACTGGAGTGGCCTTCGCCCGCGCACTACGCCACGGGCGCGCTCGTTCCCGCCTCGCCGACCTTTCCCGGGCTGATCCACACGCCCGACGGCACGCTGCCGTACACTCCGCCGATCCCCCTCTACCTGGCACTGTGCCGGGTGACCGGGACGCCGCCGGCCTGGTCGCGGCCGATCAGCGCCTGATCCGTACGACCGACCGGACCTGGCCCGACCCGTACGACCCGCCTGACCCGACCAGTACGACCTCCGCCCGGACCTGACCTGACCTGACCGAACCTGACCAGTTCGGCCTCGGGCGAGCCGACGACGGCCCGCTCGGCGTCCCGATGGCATCGCACGTCGCGCGGCCACGAGCGCCGGGCGTGCTCCGGATACGCCGTACCGATGCGGGCGCGCGCCCTGCCCGAGAGCGCCCGGCACCGCGATAGTGGCCGTTCGCCCACGATCGGATCGGGGAGGTCATCGGTGGGGTCTGCCGGGTCGGCGGGATCGTCGAAAACTTCGCAAACGCCGCAAGCACCGAAAACGTCGAAAACGTCGAAGAAGGTCACGCGCGACAGCGAGAAACCCGGTGCGGACGGGCCTGAGCCCTCCGAGTCCGAGCGCCTCCTGTTCGGCGGCCCGCTCCGCTACGACATGGGCTGGTCGCAGCACTCCGACGCGTTCATGGAACTGAACTTCCGCGCCATGGTGACGCGGCTGCCCGCCCTGCTCGCGTCCAGTTTCCGGCTGGCCTGGCAGGCGGACCGCCGCGCCGCACGGACCGTCCTGGGCGCGGAGGTGGGCCGCGGTCTGGCCCAGGCGGTGAGTCTGCTGGCGGTCAACAGCGTCCTGGGCCGGCTGATGGCGAGCGGCCCGGTCGCGGACCGGCTCCGGGACGCGGCGCCCGCGCTCATCACGGTCGCCGTGGTGACGCTGCTCGCCGCACTGCTGCGGGGCGCCTCGACGTACGCGACCGGCCGCCTCGAACCGAAGGTGGAGCGCGTGGCCACCGAGCTGTACCTGGAACGGGCGGCGACGGTCGAACTGTCGGCGATCGAGGACGAGGCGTTCCACAAACTGCTGGACACCGCGCAGTACGGCGCCTCGTCCGCCCGGCGCATGATCGGGATCGCCACGCGCGTGGTGAACGCGATGATCTCGCTGGTCGCGGCGGCCGGCGTCCTCACCGTGCTGCACCCGGCCCTGCTGCCCCTGCTGATGACGATGACGCTGCCGAGCGCCTGGAGCGCGCTGACCATCGCCCGGCGCCGTTACGCGTCATGGCACGCCTGGGTGCAGCACGCCCGGGCCGGCCGGCTCATCGGCAACCTGCTCACCGAGCCCGCCGCCGCGCCGGAGATCCGCGTCCACGGCGTCGGCCCGTTCCTGCTGCGGCACTTCCGCGCGATGTCGGAGGCCGCCGAGGCCGAGCAGGCCCGGCTCGCCCGCCTGGAGGCCCGGACCGGCCTGATCGCGGCCGCCTGGACCGGCCTCGCCACCGTGGCGACGTACGCGACACTCGGCGGGCTGCTGCTGGCCGGTGCGATGGCACTGTCCGTGGCGGGTACGGCGGTCATCGCGATCCGTACCGGTTCCGCGAACCTCGACACGCTCGTCCTGGAGGTCAACACGCTCCACGAGGAGGCCCTGTTCGTGGGGGATCTGCAGCGCCTGTACGTGGAGGCGGCCGAGCGCACGATCCCGGTCGGCGGCGCGGTGCTGCCCGAGCAGCCGCGGGAGATCCGCTTCGAGAACGTCACCTTCACCTATCCGGGCAGCGCGGCCCGGCCCGCGCTGTCGGACCTGACGCTCAGCGTGCCGCTCGGCAAGATCGTGGCACTCGTCGGCGAGAACGGTTCCGGAAAGACCACCCTGGTCAAACTGCTGTCCGGCCTGTACGCCCCACAGCGCGGCCGGATCCTGTGGGACGACGTGGACGCGGCGACCGCCGACCGGCATCAGCTCGCGGAGCGGATCGCGATGGTGGCGCAGGACTTCAAGCGGTGGCCGTTCACGGCCCGGGTGAACGTCGCGATCGGCCGGGCCTCGGCACCGCTCACCGACGAGCGGCTGGACACGTCTGTCACGGAGGCCGGCGCCGAGGACGTGGTGGCGGATCTGCCGCGGGGTCTCGACACGCTGCTGGCGCGGATGTTCAGCGGCGGGCACGAGCTGTCGGGCGGCCAGTGGCAGCGGCTCGGTATCGCGCGGGCGGCGTACCGGCGGGGCGCGATCCTGGTCGTGGACGAGCCGACGGCGGCTCTCGACGCGCGTGCCGAACTGGAGGTCTTCGAGAAGATCCGGGCCTTGGCGGGTACCGGTCAGACCGTGATTCTCATCACGCACCGGCTGGCGTCGGTGCGCCATGCCGATCTGGTGCACGTCCTCGACCAGGGCCGACTCGTGGAATCGGGCACTCCGGACGAGCTCCTCTCCACGGGTGGTGTCTACGCCGAGCTGTACGGACTGCAGGCCGGGCAGTTCTCGGTGCCGGTGCCGAAGGCGGGTTGAGGCGAAGGCGGGCCCAGGCGGGTTGAGGACCTCGGGTCGGCTCCCTACTCGACGAGTTCCCGCACGACGACCAGGAAGGTGTCCGTCGACAGGTCCATCACGACGTCGACGTGCTGCCCCTCAAGGCGGCGCGCCTGCGCGAACTCCTCCGCGGGCCAGGAACCACGCGGCCCACCGGCCGGAAAGCGCTCCAGCACCGTTCGACCGTTCAACATCGTGTACCTCCATGTGGCGCTGCTCCCGTAGGAGCCCTTGAAGAGTTAAACGCTCATCATGGGGTGAAGGTCTCGCGAAGTGACGTTACTGAGACGTACCCGACACAGGGTCACGACGGATGGGGGAACATCCGGGCGACCGCTTCGAAGGGTCGTCGCGCTCAGTCCTCGTATTCGTCGTGGTAGCGGAGGCGCTCGCTGCCCGCGGGCGCGCCCAGCGACGACGCGCGCCCCTCGGGCTGCTCCCACTCCTCCTGCCGGCCGAGCGCCGTGAGGTCCAGGAGGCTCGTGGTGGAGCCCAGCCCGTCGAGGCCGCGCGCATACGTCGAGTACGTGTGGAAGATCCGCTCCCGCTCCCGCAGGAAACAGCTCATCCCCGGCCGCTCGTACGGCTCCCCACGGTCCCCGCCCGCCCCGTTCTCGTCGCCCGCGCCCGCGCCCGCGCCCGTCGTGAAGGACGCCTGGAAGTCGTAGTTGAAGTCGTTGCCGTACGACGAGTACCAGGGCAGCGTCCACCCCATCCGCGCCTTGAAGGGCAGGATCTTCGTGTACGGCGCCCTGGAGATCACCGCGAACTCCGTACCCCGCGCCCGCAGATGCGCGCGGTGCCCGATCTGGTCGACGAAGGCCGAGCAGCTTCGGCAGCCCGCGTCCCACTCCGGCGCGAACATGAAGTGGTAGACGATGAGTTGCTGCCGCCCCGCGAAGAGGTCCAGCAGTGTCGCCTTGCCGTCGCCTCCCTCGAAGACGTACTCCGTGTCGATCTCGACCATGGGCAGCCGTCGCCGGTCGGCGTTGAGCGCGTCCCGGGCCCGGGTCGCGGCCTTCTCCCTGACCAGCAGTTCCTCGCGCGCGGCATGCCATTCCTCGCGCGACACGATCCGCGGAAGCGTCATCGCTACTCCTTCGGTGCGGTGCCTTGTCAGGGGTGGACCGAAGGAGACGTCGGAACTCATCGGTGAGCGGAAGAATCCTTTTCAGGCTGCACAAGAACAGCTGCACAAGAACAGACGTATGCGGGCGGCGAGCCGAGGTTCCCGTCTCAGGTCTCGTACTTCTGGATCCGCTTGCCGTGGCCGTGGCCGCGGTCGATGAGGGCGGGCATGCGTGCGTTCATCTCCCGTACGACCGCCGGGACGTCGAGGGTGAGGAGTTCTCGGTCGCGCATGAGGATCCGGCCGTCGACGATCGTCGTGCGTACGTCGCCGGAGCGGGCGCTGTGCACGAGGGTGGCCGCCAGATCGTGCACCGGCTGGGTGTGCGGGCCGCTCAGGTCCACCAGGATGATGTCGGCCCTGCGCCCCGGTGCGAGACTGCCGATCGTCTCGCCGAGCCCGACCGCCCGGGCGCTCTGCAGCGTCGCGTGGTGCAGTGCCTGCCGGGAGGTGAGCCATCGTGGGTCCGCCTCGGTGAACTTCTGCGCCAGCGCGGTCAGCGCCATGGATTCCCATACGTCCAGGGAGTTGTTGGAGGCGGCCCCGTCCGTGGCGAGCCCGACGGGGATGCCGAGTTCACGCAGGGCTCGTACCGGAGTGGTCGTGGGCCAGGCGAACTTGAGGTAGCCGCGGGGTGCGCCGGCCACGCCGATCCGGCCGGTCGCGCGGGCGAGGACGGGCAGGTCGCGCTCCACGATGCCGGTGCCGTGCGCGATGAGCAGATCGGTGTCGAGGAGACCGGCCGCGGCCAGGATCTCGATCGGCGTACGGCCGTGGCGGTCGAGGCTCGCGTCGGTCTGGTCGCGGTTCTCGGCGGCGTGGATGTGCACGAGCAGGCCGTGTTCGCGGGCGAGCCGGGCGGTCGCGGCGAGGTCGGCGTCGTCCACGGTGTAGGGCGCGTGCGGGGCGAGCGAGGTGGTGATGCGGCCGTCGGCGGTGTCATGGTGCCGGAGGGCGAAGTCGAGCGAGCGCTCGCGTCCTTCGGCTCCCTGGGAGGAGAAGAAGGCCTGCCCGAGGTTGGCTCGCAGACCGCTCTCGGCGGTCACGGCGGCGACGACGTCCATCGAGAAGTAGTGGTCCGCGAAGCAGGTGACCCCGCCGCTGATCATCTCGGCGCAGGCCAGCCGCGCCCCCAACTCGATGTCCCGGTCCTGGAGGTTGGACTCGATGGGCCAGACGACGTCGTTGAACCACTCGTCGAGGGGCAGGTCCTCCGCGATGCCGCGCAGGGTCACCATCGGGGTGTGCGTATGGCAGTTGATCAGGCCGGGCATCGCGACCTGGCCGCGGGCGTCGATGTGCACGGGGTCGGCGAGGCCCGCCGCGAGGAGGTGCGCGGCATGCGAGGCGGCCCGCCC
This sequence is a window from Streptomyces ortus. Protein-coding genes within it:
- a CDS encoding ATP-binding protein, with the translated sequence MASVIPSAPLGTAAAVNRDRLTVTAGVRPDTAAERRFRFELAAHPGSAAQARHLTRARLSGWAVCEDTCDTAELVVSELVTNAIVHTASRHVVCELHDGDDLVRIAVRDEGCAPGEPHPSPQRPDEEHGRGLLLVAAMCTAWGAQETGPGLLVWAELPRTANNGVEPRSDLGWSARSRPAPAGSSPTGVHIPPAGNEWF
- a CDS encoding ABC transporter ATP-binding protein, producing MGWSQHSDAFMELNFRAMVTRLPALLASSFRLAWQADRRAARTVLGAEVGRGLAQAVSLLAVNSVLGRLMASGPVADRLRDAAPALITVAVVTLLAALLRGASTYATGRLEPKVERVATELYLERAATVELSAIEDEAFHKLLDTAQYGASSARRMIGIATRVVNAMISLVAAAGVLTVLHPALLPLLMTMTLPSAWSALTIARRRYASWHAWVQHARAGRLIGNLLTEPAAAPEIRVHGVGPFLLRHFRAMSEAAEAEQARLARLEARTGLIAAAWTGLATVATYATLGGLLLAGAMALSVAGTAVIAIRTGSANLDTLVLEVNTLHEEALFVGDLQRLYVEAAERTIPVGGAVLPEQPREIRFENVTFTYPGSAARPALSDLTLSVPLGKIVALVGENGSGKTTLVKLLSGLYAPQRGRILWDDVDAATADRHQLAERIAMVAQDFKRWPFTARVNVAIGRASAPLTDERLDTSVTEAGAEDVVADLPRGLDTLLARMFSGGHELSGGQWQRLGIARAAYRRGAILVVDEPTAALDARAELEVFEKIRALAGTGQTVILITHRLASVRHADLVHVLDQGRLVESGTPDELLSTGGVYAELYGLQAGQFSVPVPKAG
- a CDS encoding amidohydrolase, whose translation is MTSPEPPPDAKTAPPGSPAARAPEPADLVITGCTALVHDEREGGREREGGRGRGREGERGGRGIGGNGSGSGGGGGSGGERIAFVEDATIVVRGGRIATITGGRAASHAAHLLAAGLADPVHIDARGQVAMPGLINCHTHTPMVTLRGIAEDLPLDEWFNDVVWPIESNLQDRDIELGARLACAEMISGGVTCFADHYFSMDVVAAVTAESGLRANLGQAFFSSQGAEGRERSLDFALRHHDTADGRITTSLAPHAPYTVDDADLAATARLAREHGLLVHIHAAENRDQTDASLDRHGRTPIEILAAAGLLDTDLLIAHGTGIVERDLPVLARATGRIGVAGAPRGYLKFAWPTTTPVRALRELGIPVGLATDGAASNNSLDVWESMALTALAQKFTEADPRWLTSRQALHHATLQSARAVGLGETIGSLAPGRRADIILVDLSGPHTQPVHDLAATLVHSARSGDVRTTIVDGRILMRDRELLTLDVPAVVREMNARMPALIDRGHGHGKRIQKYET
- a CDS encoding DUF899 domain-containing protein, encoding MTLPRIVSREEWHAAREELLVREKAATRARDALNADRRRLPMVEIDTEYVFEGGDGKATLLDLFAGRQQLIVYHFMFAPEWDAGCRSCSAFVDQIGHRAHLRARGTEFAVISRAPYTKILPFKARMGWTLPWYSSYGNDFNYDFQASFTTGAGAGAGDENGAGGDRGEPYERPGMSCFLRERERIFHTYSTYARGLDGLGSTTSLLDLTALGRQEEWEQPEGRASSLGAPAGSERLRYHDEYED